Part of the Candidatus Marinimicrobia bacterium CG08_land_8_20_14_0_20_45_22 genome, TCTGTCCGGATGATTACGGATGAACCAATCAATGAGCAGATCAGTATGTTTCCGATAAACTAAAACATATTCGGTTACTGGTACTGCTTTATATTGTAAAGGATTACGATCAGCCGCGAACCGTCTTCCACGCCCCGTTGCCCATCCTGCACCCTCGGGCTTTAACCAAATTATGTCATCAATAAAATCGAAACCTTCTTCAGTAAATATTCTGTGAATGTCAAAAGGAACTGCTATTCTTTTTGAAGATTCATTTCTTGAAGCCCGACGCAATAAAACCGGGGAAATATTAATTACGAAAAATCTACCTTCTCCAAGCACTCTATGACACCTTCTTATAATTTGTCGCATTTTGAACAAATACTCGTCGTATGCTTCATACTCAGAGTATTCCGGACGAGCATTGAAATACGGCGGTGAAGTAAAAATTAAATCTACGCTTTCAGAAGGCATTTCTTCGAGTAAGAGAGCAGAATCACCATATCCAATAGTATTTCTCAGTTTGGATAATTTATATTCTTTTTTATTCTGTTTTAATTCTTTAACCTTGGTCTCATCTTGCTTTAAGAGTCGGGCAGTTAGTATTTCGGGTTTCGTAGTTTTGGATGCAATAATTTCAGTACTATAAGCGTCAATTACGACCTCACCCATTTTAATACCACTTTTAGCACACAAAGGGACTCTCCAATAATCGTATCTATCGTCAACTTCAGGTAAACCAAACTTAATGACGTTGACAAGTTGAATTTCAGAAAGCCAATCCTTCACAATGTGCTTTGCTTGCTGAACATTTAGAACGAGATATTTTCTCTCTTCAGAAATTAATTGTCCATTAAATTTCATTTTACCATCTCTCTTTTTCAGTTTTCTTTTTGACTAAAGAAAAATGATATTTTATTT contains:
- a CDS encoding site-specific DNA-methyltransferase produces the protein MKFNGQLISEERKYLVLNVQQAKHIVKDWLSEIQLVNVIKFGLPEVDDRYDYWRVPLCAKSGIKMGEVVIDAYSTEIIASKTTKPEILTARLLKQDETKVKELKQNKKEYKLSKLRNTIGYGDSALLLEEMPSESVDLIFTSPPYFNARPEYSEYEAYDEYLFKMRQIIRRCHRVLGEGRFFVINISPVLLRRASRNESSKRIAVPFDIHRIFTEEGFDFIDDIIWLKPEGAGWATGRGRRFAADRNPLQYKAVPVTEYVLVYRKHTDLLIDWFIRNHPDRDIVNDSKIANGYERTNVWKISPSTSSKHPAAFPKELAEKVIRYYSFKGDVVLDPFAGSGTVGNAASGLRRRFVLFDNNPEYIDIMSEDIISWKNVNLNTVMWINCDSVKPAQKQIDLFEEKKDDN